Proteins encoded within one genomic window of Mya arenaria isolate MELC-2E11 chromosome 13, ASM2691426v1:
- the LOC128213124 gene encoding uncharacterized protein LOC128213124: MSMILLLIFILGIKHAVAKEDQGDQSFIAHTALNDLHDDTDIKFIKIDEDNKVTNGDDNMVSNGDDNKVTNGDDNKVTNGDDNKVTNGDDNKVTNGDDNMVSSGDDNKVTNGDDNMVSNMVQLTEGNEEIEKYNSCFMSVANNSASFFKAHLELYEPNFVQFKIKFVVGNRKSSMKPLIEHTENALEPYKWVWTFKSPKSSFPYLKWRSDFGILSFGLLDAKTTRTNLILYVEVPDSECLLKLWDQTTINRFGQALRNMTVNYLSTLNKFYNYSYFCYHSEIRGIRDTVGYRSSIYFGYPYDFERYKCCNTFLSKQNHEIDCSHPPIKRFRDAGQAPFALGLVAFTYFPILLFLIGGKLLAINRKYSRESIPMQDFSTSSYVNIDQSYDNYVYLNGEYPVSAFAILCGLCGLAQKCPFGVSRLRRVLFTLLTPSVIFFQIYIYYIFNYEHIMVLLNRNCPMAYLSMLGGFEKSLNNFMPQFGGPYCLFAGFYIASVVFLILPTSPDKIVQAGTYRYTTFGEISPLFLNIETIEKLSPYPVTNTVGYSRVSLLSLSMFYMVANPKFWSYVIQIQKRRVRGNAGQHRAICILKVLFLPLYIVVCVVELVLCTSYYGFSIVNVLCMVFVGYTVTLLNLLFNASTRRNENSFAFLLSDNIILKVFCCTIVAVTFLYYVISFCSMFLVSFCFVSKLILFCFLAVITFPATSFGYLFFGVVFLYYIVKMFQKFSDGYFELLADAIEASLQLESEVQRTTVIDGTVVIGVENLVEITKLQIGDRTINLSTDQRRAIREGSHLVRKKLHTKDHSFGIPRDLYYLLVEKYRPVYKEVTKTLLKILFILVLIEITLRIVVKDNKGQSEELSEVMHVVFIMVIGALPRILEVALDSVLGSIKKDIEIKKIKGTILEYWANHVPEYCED, from the coding sequence ATGTCTATGATTCTTCTGCTGATATTCATTCTTGGGATCAAGCATGCAGTTGCCAAAGAAGATCAAGGAGATCAGTCATTCATAGCCCATACAGCTCTAAACGATCTACACGATGATACAgacataaaatttattaaaatagaCGAAGACAACAAGGTTACCAACGGTGACGACAACATGGTTTCCAACGGTGACGACAACAAGGTTACCAACGGTGACGACAACAAGGTTACCAACGGTGACGACAACAAGGTTACCAACGGTGACGACAACAAGGTTACCAACGGTGACGACAACATGGTTTCCAGCGGTGACGACAACAAGGTTACCAACGGTGACGACAACATGGTTTCCAACATGGTTCAATTGACAGAAGGAAAtgaagaaattgaaaaatataactcGTGTTTTATGAGTGTGGCCAACAACAGTGCTTCGTTTTTTAAAGCTCATCTTGAATTATACGAACCTAACTTTGtacaattcaaaatcaaatttgtaGTTGGAAACAGAAAATCCTCGATGAAACCCCTGATAGAGCACACGGAAAATGCATTAGAACCATATAAATGGGTGTGGACATTCAAATCTCCGAAAAGCTCGTTTCCGTATCTGAAATGGCGTAGCGATTTTGGTATTTTGTCATTTGGTCTACTAGACGCGAAGACGACAAGGACAAATTTAATACTATACGTGGAAGTTCCGGACTCCGAATGTCTGTTAAAATTATGGGACCAAACAACGATCAACCGATTCGGCCAAGCTTTGCGTAATATGACCGTGAACTATTTATCGACACTGAACAAGTTTTACAACTATTCATACTTTTGCTATCATTCTGAGATTCGTGGCATAAGAGACACAGTCGGATACCGTTCGTCAATATATTTTGGTTACCCATATGACTTTGAACGATACAAGTGCTGCAACACCTTTCTATCAAAACAAAACCATGAAATTGATTGCTCACATCCACCGATCAAAAGATTTAGAGATGCCGGCCAAGCACCATTTGCTCTCGGACTGGTTGCTTTTACTTATTTTCCAATTCTTCTGTTCTTGATTGGTGGGAAACTTTTGGCAATAAACAGGAAATATAGCCGTGAAAGTATCCCTATGCAAGATTTCTCCACTTCCAGCTATGTCAATATTGACCAGTCGTATGATAACTATGTGTACTTAAACGGCGAATATCCTGTCAGTGCATTTGCTATTTTGTGTGGTTTATGTGGTCTGGCTCAGAAATGTCCTTTCGGCGTTTCACGCCTTCGTAGAGTTTTGTTCACATTATTAACACCATCGGTTATCTTCtttcagatatatatttattacatattcAATTATGAACATATAATGGTACTTTTAAACAGAAACTGTCCTATGGCCTATCTGTCAATGCTTGGGGGATTCGAGAAAAGCTTAAACAATTTTATGCCTCAATTCGGAGGACCATATTGTTTATTTGCCGGATTTTATATCGCAAGTGTGGTTTTTCTTATACTTCCTACATCTCCAGATAAAATCGTTCAAGCTGGAACATATAGATACACGACTTTCGGTGAAATTTCTCCACTTTTTTTGAACATAGAAACTATAGAAAAACTTAGCCCTTACCCTGTGACGAATACCGTCGGATACAGCCGTGTTTCACTTCTAAGTTTATCGATGTTCTACATGGTTGCCAACCCCAAATTTTGGTCCTAcgttattcaaatacaaaaaagacGTGTACGTGGTAATGCCGGCCAGCACCGAgcaatatgcattttaaaagtattgttcTTGCCCCTGTATATAGTGGTTTGTGTTGTCGAACTTGTTTTATGTACTTCCTATTATGGATTTtctattgtaaatgttttatgtatggTTTTTGTTGGATACACGGTTACTCTTTTGAATTTACTGTTCAATGCTTCCACGAGGCGTAATGAAAACTCATTTGCATTTTTACTGTCAGATAACATTATTCTAAAAGTTTTCTGTTGCACCATTGTTGCTGTTACGTTTTTATACTATGTTATTAGCTTCTGCTCAATGTTTCTTGTAAGTTTCTGTTTTGTGTCcaagttaattttattttgcttcTTAGCTGTAATCACATTTCCTGCAACTTCTTTCGGTTATTTATTCTTTGGTGTTGTGTTTCTATATTATATCGTTAAGATGTTCCAGAAGTTTTCCGATGGCTACTTTGAACTGCTAGCTGATGCAATTGAAGCTAGTCTTCAGCTAGAATCTGAAGTGCAGAGGACAACGGTTATTGATGGCACTGTTGTTATTGGTGTTGAGAATCTAGTTGAAATTACCAAACTACAAATAGGTGACAGAACAATTAATTTGTCCACCGATCAGCGTCGGGCCATAAGAGAAGGATCGCACTTAGTTCGGAAAAAACTTCACACTAAGGACCATTCTTTTGGCATTCCGAGAGACTTGTATTATCTTTTGGTTGAAAAGTACAGACCCGTATATAAAGAAGTCactaaaacattgttaaagaTACTGTTCATATTGGTGTTGATCGAAATCACGTTGCGAATAGTTGTGAAGGACAACAAAGGACAAAGCGAGGAACTCTCTGAAGTAATGCATGTTGTGTTTATTATGGTGATAGGAGCATTACCTAGAATTCTAGAGGTTGCACTAGATAGTGTGTTGGGATCTATTAAGAAGGACATAGAGATCAAGAAGATTAAAGGCACAATACTAGAATACTGGGCAAACCACGTGCCTGAATATTGCGAAGactga
- the LOC128215287 gene encoding uncharacterized protein LOC128215287 encodes MCVVFHFPSNDGMLVDESGPACLFHIPSNDGMMVDESGPACLFHIPSNDGMMVDERGPVCLFHIPSNDGMMVDERGPVCLFHIPSNDGMMVDESGPACLFHIPSNDGMLMDESGPACLFHIPSNDGMMVDESGPACLFHIPSNDGMMVDESGPACLFHIPSNDGIMVDESGPACLFHIPSNDGMLMDESGPACLFHIPSNDGMLMDESGPACLFHIPSNDGMLMDESGPACLFHIPSNDGMMVDESGPVCLFHIPSNDGMLVDESGPACLFHIPSNDGMLVDESGPACLFHIPSNDGMMVDESGPACLFHIPSNDGMMVDESGPVCLFHIPSNDGMLVDESGPACLFHIPSNDGMMVDESGPACVSHPLK; translated from the coding sequence ATGTGCGTCGTGTTCCACTTCCCCTCTAATGACGGCATGTTGGTGGATGAAAGCGGACCTGCTTGTTTGTTCCACATCCCCTCTAATGACGGCATGATGGTGGATGAAAGCGGACCTGCTTGTTTGTTCCACATCCCCTCTAATGACGGCATGATGGTGGATGAAAGAGGacctgtttgtttgtttcacatCCCCTCTAATGACGGCATGATGGTGGATGAAAGAGGacctgtttgtttgtttcacatCCCCTCTAATGACGGCATGATGGTGGATGAAAGCGGACCTGCTTGTTTGTTCCACATCCCCTCTAATGACGGCATGTTGATGGATGAAAGCGGACCTGCTTGTTTGTTCCACATCCCCTCTAATGACGGCATGATGGTGGATGAAAGCGGACCTGCTTGTTTGTTCCACATCCCCTCTAATGACGGCATGATGGTGGATGAAAGCGGACCTGCTTGTTTGTTCCACATCCCCTCTAATGACGGCATAATGGTGGATGAAAGCGGACCTGCTTGTTTGTTCCACATCCCCTCTAATGACGGCATGTTGATGGATGAAAGCGGACCTGCTTGTTTGTTCCACATCCCCTCTAATGACGGCATGTTGATGGATGAAAGCGGACCTGCTTGTTTGTTCCACATCCCCTCTAATGACGGCATGTTGATGGATGAAAGCGGACCTGCTTGTTTGTTCCACATCCCCTCTAATGACGGCATGATGGTGGATGAAAGCGGACCTGTTTGTTTGTTCCACATCCCCTCTAATGACGGCATGTTGGTGGATGAAAGCGGACCTGCTTGTTTGTTTCACATCCCCTCTAATGACGGCATGTTGGTGGATGAAAGCGGACCTGCTTGTTTGTTTCACATCCCCTCTAATGACGGCATGATGGTGGATGAAAGCGGACCTGCTTGTTTGTTCCACATCCCCTCTAATGACGGCATGATGGTGGATGAAAGCGGACCTGTTTGTTTGTTCCACATCCCCTCTAATGACGGCATGTTGGTGGATGAAAGCGGACCTGCTTGTTTGTTCCACATCCCCTCTAATGACGGCATGATGGTGGATGAAAGCGGACCGGCTTGTGTTTCACATCCCCTCAAATGA